Proteins from a single region of Thiomicrorhabdus sp. Kp2:
- a CDS encoding tetratricopeptide repeat protein: MTTLSMGLALLLIISLLLLLIPLAKKSGGNKDKITQKSLIAIGLFIPIFSITTYFALGTPQFAEVASKQAPAPMQTLVDKLETKLKQKPNDFDGWLLLGRSYSVTEEHNKAIHAFEKALALQPNNLNALLPLANAIATHQSNSLNERPYQLLLKAYSIAPENQMTLWLLGMAEKQQGNPGLAKTYWQALYQQLPNNSKDKNEVQIMLASLEGQTDKLINKKRDEEEAKLTSQTNQNIHPHHQNTEDGIKITFEIDTQTKQKIANATVFIYAKQPQGMPMPIAAKRLKGQNLPNTVVLSQADELIPNRTLKQFNSLILGVKISQGDANSQNILYQKELKTQNNGELNLIIKF, translated from the coding sequence ATGACAACGCTCAGCATGGGTTTAGCCCTATTATTGATCATTTCCCTACTCCTCTTACTTATACCTCTAGCGAAAAAAAGTGGGGGTAATAAAGACAAAATCACCCAAAAAAGCCTAATCGCTATTGGCCTATTTATTCCCATCTTTTCAATAACCACTTATTTTGCTTTAGGCACACCTCAATTTGCAGAGGTGGCAAGCAAGCAAGCCCCCGCTCCCATGCAAACATTGGTGGATAAGCTCGAAACAAAACTTAAACAAAAACCAAACGATTTTGATGGTTGGTTACTGCTTGGTCGTTCTTACAGTGTGACAGAAGAGCATAATAAAGCGATTCACGCCTTTGAAAAGGCATTAGCTCTACAACCAAATAACCTCAATGCTTTATTACCTCTGGCGAATGCTATTGCGACACACCAATCAAATTCGCTGAATGAACGCCCTTATCAATTACTCCTAAAAGCCTATTCTATTGCCCCTGAAAACCAAATGACCTTGTGGCTACTTGGCATGGCTGAAAAACAACAAGGCAATCCAGGACTAGCAAAAACCTATTGGCAAGCCTTATATCAGCAACTTCCTAATAACTCTAAGGATAAAAACGAAGTGCAAATAATGCTTGCTAGCCTAGAAGGGCAAACAGATAAATTGATAAACAAAAAACGAGATGAAGAAGAGGCTAAATTAACCAGCCAAACAAACCAAAACATCCATCCCCATCATCAAAATACTGAAGATGGAATAAAAATCACCTTTGAAATAGACACACAAACTAAACAAAAAATAGCCAATGCAACTGTTTTTATTTACGCAAAACAGCCGCAAGGTATGCCAATGCCAATTGCGGCTAAACGACTTAAAGGGCAAAACCTTCCAAATACTGTGGTACTAAGTCAAGCAGATGAGCTCATCCCCAATCGTACTTTAAAACAATTCAACTCATTGATTCTGGGCGTAAAAATCAGTCAAGGTGATGCAAACAGTCAAAATATTTTGTACCAAAAAGAACTTAAAACTCAAAATAATGGGGAATTAAATCTCATAATAAAATTCTAA
- a CDS encoding cytochrome c-type biogenesis protein, with product MNILQKSLHITLATILYLLVAIPSYAAIETYTFHSVQQEQDYQQLIDELRCLVCQNQNLADSNAELAQDLRKQVHSMLVTNNQNRDEVVEYMVSRYGDFVLYKPPVKNQTYLLWAGPFLFLLLGFWWLIKTVKRSNQSIKDNKAE from the coding sequence ATGAATATTTTACAAAAATCATTACACATAACGCTGGCCACTATTCTTTACTTACTCGTGGCGATACCTAGTTATGCTGCGATTGAAACATACACGTTTCATTCTGTTCAGCAAGAACAAGACTACCAGCAATTAATTGATGAACTGCGTTGTTTGGTTTGCCAAAATCAAAACCTGGCCGATTCAAATGCAGAGCTTGCTCAAGACCTTAGAAAACAGGTACATAGCATGCTGGTTACCAATAACCAAAACCGAGATGAAGTGGTGGAATATATGGTCAGTCGATACGGTGATTTTGTACTGTATAAGCCGCCCGTAAAAAACCAAACCTACCTACTTTGGGCAGGCCCGTTCCTGTTTTTACTGCTGGGTTTTTGGTGGTTAATAAAAACAGTCAAACGCTCCAATCAATCAATAAAAGACAATAAAGCAGAATAA
- a CDS encoding DsbE family thiol:disulfide interchange protein, with protein MKKQMIPLSLFAGLVVILAIGLTLDPKSVPSPLIGKPAAQFDLPRLFSHQSLTAKQLAGQPWILNIWASWCVSCKQEHQNLMAFANKHPTTIVGLNYKDTPNEAKAWLRALGNPYTFVVQDTNGQAGIDWGVYGVPETFVIDQQGIIRHKFTGPLTQQQINKELIPLLKKLENKMTTGD; from the coding sequence ATGAAAAAACAGATGATTCCCCTCTCATTGTTTGCAGGCCTGGTAGTTATTTTGGCGATTGGTTTAACCTTAGACCCCAAGAGTGTTCCCTCGCCATTAATTGGCAAGCCTGCGGCGCAGTTTGATTTACCCAGGCTTTTTTCTCATCAAAGCCTTACCGCTAAACAGCTAGCAGGGCAACCTTGGATCTTGAATATTTGGGCTTCTTGGTGTGTCTCTTGTAAACAAGAGCATCAAAATTTAATGGCCTTTGCAAATAAACACCCTACAACCATTGTAGGCCTTAACTATAAAGACACACCTAATGAAGCCAAAGCTTGGCTAAGAGCCTTAGGTAACCCATACACTTTTGTGGTTCAAGACACCAATGGACAGGCAGGCATCGACTGGGGCGTATATGGGGTACCTGAAACCTTTGTAATCGATCAACAAGGCATTATTCGCCATAAATTTACAGGGCCTCTCACTCAACAACAGATAAATAAAGAGTTAATCCCCTTACTTAAAAAGCTAGAAAATAAAATGACTACTGGCGATTAA
- a CDS encoding heme lyase CcmF/NrfE family subunit: MIPEIGLFSLILALAFSFVLAVAPLYGSYQKHSALMQLTRPATLGQFLFLAISFACLLYGFIVDDFSIKYVASNSNTQLPLIFKISATWGAHEGSLLLWALILSGWTFAVSLFNRSLPDSLNSKMLSVLGMVAIGFIFFILLTSNPFERLIEIPNEGRSLNPLLQDIGLAIHPPVLYMGYVGMAVAFAFAVAVLLEGKFELTWARWAKSWTIIAWAFLTIGIALGSWWAYYELGWGGWWFWDPVENASLLPWIVATALIHSLSITATRGTFQSWTLLLAILAFSLSLLGTFLVRSGVLTSVHAFTTDPSRGVFILIFLVIVVGASLSLYASHAHKVTQTKAFKLLSKDTLLLLNNVILMAMMATVLLGTLYPLILDALGIAKLSVGAPYFNSVMLPLTIPLAIFMGLGFASFWREDSSKRLLQRLWLPAISSLLVAFLVPLLLLPDFNGLAVIGLLMSSWIAFSALHYLLKANSPGLVKPSFQTIGSVMAHIGFAVTLTGITITSIYSIEKDVRLEPGQSYQINQYRFEFKGVQQKQIQNYLASEGLIKVYENNQFLTELHPQKRTYMSQAMPMTEAGIDAQLSRDLFVALGEKLDDQAWSIRIQYKPFIRWIWLGAILMALGGIMTLLKRRNALNKEFVQ; encoded by the coding sequence ATGATTCCTGAAATTGGCCTTTTTTCTCTTATTCTTGCCCTTGCCTTCTCATTTGTTTTAGCCGTTGCACCTCTCTATGGAAGCTACCAAAAACACTCGGCTTTAATGCAACTTACCAGGCCTGCTACCCTTGGCCAGTTTCTGTTTTTAGCCATCTCTTTTGCTTGTTTATTGTATGGATTCATTGTTGATGACTTCTCCATCAAGTATGTTGCGAGCAACTCAAACACGCAATTGCCACTGATTTTTAAAATCTCGGCCACTTGGGGTGCGCATGAAGGCTCTTTATTATTATGGGCGCTCATACTCAGTGGCTGGACCTTTGCCGTTAGTTTATTTAATCGCTCACTGCCAGACTCACTCAATAGCAAAATGCTCAGTGTGTTAGGCATGGTGGCCATTGGATTTATTTTCTTTATACTTTTGACCTCTAATCCATTTGAACGCTTAATTGAAATTCCAAACGAAGGGCGTAGTTTAAACCCTTTATTGCAAGATATCGGTTTAGCCATTCACCCTCCTGTTCTCTATATGGGCTATGTGGGTATGGCCGTTGCATTTGCCTTTGCGGTGGCGGTATTACTTGAAGGCAAATTTGAACTCACCTGGGCGCGTTGGGCTAAAAGTTGGACCATTATCGCTTGGGCATTCTTAACCATCGGTATCGCCTTAGGAAGCTGGTGGGCCTATTACGAACTTGGCTGGGGTGGCTGGTGGTTTTGGGATCCTGTTGAAAACGCTTCATTACTCCCCTGGATTGTAGCCACGGCACTGATTCACTCTTTAAGCATTACCGCCACACGTGGTACATTTCAATCTTGGACATTACTGTTGGCCATTTTGGCTTTTTCGTTGAGTCTATTAGGTACGTTTTTAGTACGCTCTGGGGTACTCACATCGGTACATGCTTTCACTACTGACCCTTCGCGTGGCGTATTTATATTAATCTTCTTGGTGATTGTGGTCGGCGCATCACTCTCGTTATATGCGAGCCATGCTCATAAAGTTACTCAAACTAAAGCGTTTAAATTACTCTCTAAAGACACTCTGCTGTTGCTTAATAACGTCATTCTTATGGCCATGATGGCAACGGTTCTACTTGGTACGCTGTACCCGCTTATTTTAGATGCCTTAGGAATTGCTAAACTGTCGGTTGGCGCACCTTATTTTAATTCGGTCATGCTGCCCCTCACTATCCCCTTAGCCATTTTTATGGGGTTAGGTTTTGCGAGCTTTTGGCGTGAAGACAGTTCAAAACGCTTACTACAACGATTATGGCTTCCCGCAATCAGCAGTTTACTGGTAGCTTTTTTAGTGCCGTTATTACTGCTTCCCGATTTTAATGGATTAGCCGTTATTGGATTATTAATGAGTAGCTGGATTGCTTTTAGCGCATTACATTACCTGTTAAAAGCAAATTCACCAGGCCTGGTAAAACCGAGTTTTCAAACAATCGGTTCTGTTATGGCACACATCGGTTTTGCTGTGACTTTAACAGGAATTACCATCACCTCCATTTATTCTATTGAAAAAGATGTAAGACTCGAACCTGGACAAAGTTACCAAATCAACCAATATCGTTTTGAATTTAAAGGTGTCCAACAAAAACAAATCCAAAACTATTTAGCCTCTGAAGGGCTCATTAAAGTCTATGAAAATAATCAATTTTTAACCGAACTGCATCCACAAAAACGTACCTATATGAGCCAAGCCATGCCCATGACAGAGGCTGGAATTGATGCCCAATTGTCACGTGACTTGTTTGTCGCCTTGGGTGAGAAGTTGGATGACCAGGCCTGGAGTATTCGCATTCAATATAAACCCTTTATTCGCTGGATTTGGTTAGGGGCTATTTTGATGGCATTGGGAGGCATCATGACGTTATTGAAAAGACGTAATGCCCTCAATAAAGAGTTCGTCCAATGA
- the ccmE gene encoding cytochrome c maturation protein CcmE, whose translation MSPVRKKRLYMVLLLVLGVSIATALIVQAFSQNMMFFFSTSEVKQGKAPLDRDFRLGGLVVNNSVIREPKSLTVRFQLTDTLNNIEVKYTGILPDLFREGQGIIAKGHLNPQGAFIASEVLAKHDENYMPPEVADSLAKAQEKEIADSLATEKGVIE comes from the coding sequence ATGAGCCCAGTAAGAAAAAAACGATTGTATATGGTGTTACTCTTAGTGCTAGGCGTCAGTATTGCCACCGCTTTAATTGTGCAAGCCTTTAGTCAAAATATGATGTTTTTCTTTTCTACTAGCGAAGTAAAACAAGGTAAAGCCCCTTTAGACCGCGACTTTAGACTAGGCGGTCTGGTCGTCAACAACAGCGTAATAAGAGAACCCAAAAGTTTAACGGTTCGCTTTCAACTGACAGATACGCTCAACAATATTGAGGTGAAATATACTGGGATTTTGCCCGACCTCTTTAGAGAAGGCCAAGGCATTATTGCCAAGGGTCACCTAAACCCACAAGGCGCATTCATCGCCAGCGAAGTGCTAGCAAAACATGATGAAAATTATATGCCGCCTGAGGTCGCAGACTCTTTGGCAAAAGCCCAAGAGAAAGAGATTGCTGACTCTCTGGCAACAGAGAAAGGGGTGATTGAATGA
- the ccmD gene encoding heme exporter protein CcmD: MSEFLAMGGYAFYIWSAFGLTALVIIIAIFEPFIHHQNALKQADDFHSDESN, translated from the coding sequence ATGTCAGAGTTTTTGGCTATGGGCGGTTACGCTTTTTACATTTGGAGCGCCTTTGGTTTGACAGCATTGGTTATTATTATTGCCATTTTTGAGCCTTTTATTCATCATCAAAATGCACTAAAACAAGCCGATGATTTTCACAGTGATGAATCTAACTGA
- a CDS encoding heme ABC transporter permease, producing MNILLKWFYRLAAPLWFYPLAGKLIPWLALLFLGLLLPGLYMGLFTAPADYQQGDSFRIMYVHVPAAWMSMFVYLAMAVAAVVALVWRIRMAEIMIISSVPIGASFALIALLTGALWGKPMWGAWWVWDARLTSELILLFIYLGIMALYNAIEDKKTAGKAMSILTLVGVVNLPIIHYSVIWWNTLHQSATVTAFDKPSIHIDMLIPLILMASAFKFLYLFVLLLKMRANLVEQDLHSGWVKKLILDKQKGL from the coding sequence ATGAATATTCTATTGAAATGGTTTTATCGATTAGCCGCACCTCTGTGGTTTTATCCATTAGCAGGCAAACTCATTCCGTGGCTGGCTCTGTTATTTTTAGGTTTACTATTACCAGGCCTGTATATGGGGCTTTTTACCGCTCCTGCTGACTACCAGCAAGGCGATTCGTTTCGCATTATGTATGTGCATGTGCCTGCGGCTTGGATGTCGATGTTTGTGTATCTGGCCATGGCCGTTGCCGCCGTCGTGGCTTTAGTGTGGCGCATAAGAATGGCTGAAATTATGATTATTTCGAGCGTACCCATTGGAGCAAGCTTTGCATTAATCGCGCTGTTAACAGGTGCTTTGTGGGGTAAACCCATGTGGGGAGCCTGGTGGGTTTGGGATGCTCGATTAACATCGGAACTCATACTGCTTTTTATCTATTTAGGGATTATGGCTTTGTATAACGCCATTGAAGATAAAAAAACCGCGGGCAAAGCAATGAGCATTTTGACTTTGGTGGGTGTCGTCAATTTACCGATTATTCATTACTCTGTTATTTGGTGGAACACTCTCCATCAATCGGCCACGGTCACGGCTTTTGATAAACCAAGCATTCATATCGACATGCTCATCCCCCTGATTTTAATGGCCAGTGCATTCAAATTTTTGTACCTATTTGTTCTACTGCTCAAAATGCGTGCAAATTTAGTTGAACAAGATCTGCATTCGGGATGGGTAAAAAAACTCATACTCGACAAACAAAAGGGGCTTTAA
- the ccmB gene encoding heme exporter protein CcmB — protein sequence MSLVRRDLILAYRQRGEVFYSVFFFALVVLLFPIGISASEKLLAEIAPGLIWIAALLATMLSLDNLFKEDFRDGTLEQWALSQHSLISFAFARLISHWFISSVPLIVLAPLFALSLNLPNEAILTLIFSLLLGTPLLTFIGGIGVALTTGLKNSSILLPLLILPFYIPILIFGASAVDVSADGWSAAGQLYILAGLFVLGITLAPFAVAAALKVSVSQ from the coding sequence TTGAGTTTAGTTCGCAGAGATTTAATACTTGCCTACCGTCAACGTGGCGAAGTTTTTTACTCGGTATTTTTCTTTGCTTTGGTGGTGCTACTTTTCCCTATTGGTATTAGCGCCTCAGAAAAACTATTAGCTGAAATCGCCCCTGGTTTAATTTGGATTGCCGCACTTTTAGCCACCATGCTTTCTCTGGATAATTTGTTTAAAGAGGACTTCAGAGACGGTACGCTTGAGCAATGGGCGTTGAGCCAACACTCTTTAATCAGTTTTGCCTTTGCTAGATTAATCTCTCACTGGTTTATCAGCTCGGTACCATTGATTGTTTTAGCGCCTTTATTTGCCCTGTCGCTCAATTTACCGAATGAAGCGATACTCACCTTAATTTTTTCACTATTACTTGGCACCCCCCTATTAACCTTTATTGGTGGCATTGGTGTGGCCTTAACCACAGGCTTAAAAAACAGCAGTATCTTGTTACCACTGTTAATACTGCCTTTTTACATTCCCATTTTAATTTTTGGTGCCAGTGCCGTTGATGTGTCGGCTGACGGTTGGTCTGCCGCAGGGCAACTTTACATTTTGGCTGGTTTGTTTGTATTAGGCATCACGCTCGCGCCATTTGCTGTGGCAGCCGCATTAAAGGTAAGTGTCTCGCAATGA
- the ccmA gene encoding cytochrome c biogenesis heme-transporting ATPase CcmA — translation MRLTANQLSCIRSHKTLFKNISFELSSGQLLLVEGKNGAGKTSLLKLLTGLRRPDKGQVLWNNIDILKPESAFHSQLAWIGHQNPLKEEQTALENLELLSHLKSRNNLPLIKALKAVHLGQSKHILVKTFSAGMKRRLSLACLLITDAPLWILDEPQASLDREGVQLFEELAETHLNMGGMIILTSHHPLSIAEERVQKLQLGITGELK, via the coding sequence ATGCGGTTAACAGCCAACCAACTTAGCTGCATACGCAGCCATAAAACCTTGTTCAAAAACATTTCATTTGAACTCTCTTCAGGTCAACTTTTACTGGTTGAAGGTAAAAATGGTGCTGGAAAAACCAGCCTTCTAAAATTGCTAACAGGACTACGTCGACCCGATAAAGGTCAAGTCTTGTGGAATAACATCGACATTTTAAAACCCGAATCGGCTTTTCATAGCCAACTCGCTTGGATTGGTCATCAAAATCCACTTAAAGAAGAACAGACCGCCCTAGAAAACCTTGAGTTACTCAGCCACCTAAAAAGCCGAAACAACCTCCCTTTAATAAAAGCGCTTAAAGCCGTGCATTTAGGACAGAGCAAACACATATTGGTCAAAACTTTCTCAGCAGGCATGAAGCGTCGTTTATCTTTAGCCTGCCTGTTGATTACAGATGCTCCTTTATGGATCTTAGATGAACCACAAGCGTCTTTAGATAGAGAAGGCGTTCAATTATTTGAAGAGCTTGCAGAAACGCATTTAAACATGGGCGGCATGATTATTTTGACATCACACCACCCGCTTTCCATTGCTGAAGAACGGGTTCAAAAACTTCAGTTAGGCATCACTGGGGAGCTCAAATAA
- a CDS encoding late competence development ComFB family protein, producing MYIPGTIRKETLMPMDSVHNYFERLVFNEIRDNYSDKFEDSNALADMACIALNRIPPRYIRYDIDMSFYMSVEEHIEVEQKVKKAVKKAYKKVKRFENHKDE from the coding sequence ATGTATATTCCAGGAACCATCCGTAAGGAGACTCTCATGCCAATGGACAGCGTACATAACTATTTTGAAAGACTTGTTTTTAATGAAATCAGAGATAACTATTCTGATAAGTTTGAGGACAGTAATGCCTTAGCAGATATGGCCTGTATCGCACTAAATCGTATTCCGCCACGCTATATTCGTTACGACATTGATATGTCTTTTTATATGTCGGTAGAAGAGCATATTGAAGTGGAACAAAAAGTCAAAAAAGCGGTTAAAAAAGCCTATAAAAAGGTAAAACGTTTTGAAAACCACAAAGACGAATAG
- the purD gene encoding phosphoribosylamine--glycine ligase translates to MKVLIIGGGGREHALAWKTAQAAEVTQVFVAPGNAGTALEPNLTNVDIAVEDLPGLVSFAQENNIDLAIVGPEVPLVLGVVDAFKEAGLKCFGPTAGAAQLEGSKAFSKDFLAKHNIPTAAYDVFTEIEPAHAYLDKVGAPIVIKADGLAAGKGVILAETVEEAKEAVSDMLAGNKFGDAGSRVVIEEFLVGEEASFIVMADGKHVLPMATSQDHKARNNGDTGPNTGGMGAYTPAPVVTRSIHNRIMEEVIYPTIEGMAKDGLPYTGFLYAGVMIDASGAPKVLEFNCRFGDPETQPIMMRLKSDLHTLCLAAIDGKLDTVTAQWDSRAALGVVMAAGGYPDEYRKNDVITGIEKANASDLKVFHAGTAVNENNEVTTSGGRVLCVTALGENVTAAQKRAYEGVAMINWDEAYYRTDIGHRAVSREK, encoded by the coding sequence ATGAAAGTATTGATTATTGGTGGCGGCGGCCGTGAACATGCCTTGGCTTGGAAAACAGCCCAAGCAGCTGAGGTAACTCAAGTATTTGTTGCTCCAGGCAATGCAGGAACAGCTTTAGAGCCAAATTTAACCAATGTAGATATTGCGGTTGAAGACTTACCAGGCCTGGTAAGTTTTGCACAAGAAAACAATATCGATTTAGCCATTGTTGGCCCAGAAGTGCCTTTAGTATTAGGGGTGGTTGATGCTTTTAAAGAAGCAGGTCTAAAATGTTTTGGCCCTACTGCTGGCGCAGCTCAATTAGAAGGGTCTAAAGCATTTTCTAAAGACTTCCTAGCCAAACACAATATTCCAACTGCGGCTTATGATGTATTTACTGAAATTGAACCTGCTCACGCTTATCTAGATAAAGTTGGTGCACCGATTGTCATTAAAGCCGATGGTTTAGCGGCTGGTAAAGGCGTTATTCTGGCAGAGACAGTAGAAGAAGCTAAAGAAGCGGTTTCGGATATGCTTGCAGGCAATAAATTTGGTGATGCGGGTTCTCGAGTTGTTATTGAAGAATTTTTAGTCGGTGAAGAGGCAAGCTTTATTGTAATGGCTGACGGTAAACATGTTTTACCTATGGCGACCTCTCAAGACCATAAAGCCCGTAATAACGGTGATACTGGACCTAATACTGGCGGTATGGGCGCTTACACCCCTGCTCCAGTTGTTACTCGTAGCATTCACAATCGTATTATGGAAGAGGTCATTTACCCAACGATTGAAGGCATGGCTAAAGATGGCTTACCTTATACGGGCTTTCTATACGCTGGCGTGATGATTGACGCTTCAGGCGCTCCAAAGGTGTTAGAGTTTAACTGTCGTTTTGGTGACCCTGAAACTCAACCGATTATGATGCGTTTAAAATCTGATTTACATACACTTTGTTTAGCGGCGATTGATGGCAAGTTAGATACCGTTACCGCTCAATGGGATAGTCGTGCGGCTTTAGGTGTTGTGATGGCTGCGGGTGGTTACCCTGATGAATATCGTAAAAACGATGTGATTACGGGCATTGAAAAGGCCAACGCTTCGGACTTAAAAGTTTTTCATGCTGGTACTGCCGTTAATGAAAACAATGAAGTCACCACATCTGGTGGACGTGTATTGTGTGTTACCGCTTTAGGAGAGAACGTTACCGCTGCTCAAAAACGTGCCTATGAAGGCGTGGCTATGATTAACTGGGATGAAGCCTATTATCGTACCGACATCGGACATAGAGCGGTTTCTAGAGAGAAATAA